A region of Sulfurimonas sp. DNA encodes the following proteins:
- a CDS encoding pyruvate flavodoxin oxidoreductase subunit gamma codes for MLEIRWHSRAGQGAVTGAKGLANVISTTGKEVQAFAFYGSAKRGASMTAYNRVDDKVIMNHEKYMEPDYVFVIDPALALTTDVTISGKENTKYIITSHLSTEELIKAQPKLEGKEVYTVDCIKISQETIGRAIPNTPMLGAFMKISGMYDIEFFKESMKKVLGKLPQKIIDGNMLAIQRAYDEVK; via the coding sequence ATGCTAGAAATTAGATGGCATAGTCGTGCTGGTCAAGGTGCTGTAACAGGTGCAAAAGGTTTAGCGAATGTTATTTCTACAACTGGAAAAGAAGTACAAGCTTTTGCCTTTTACGGGTCTGCTAAGCGTGGAGCTTCAATGACAGCTTACAATCGTGTTGATGATAAAGTTATTATGAATCATGAAAAATATATGGAACCAGATTATGTATTTGTTATTGATCCTGCTTTAGCACTTACTACTGATGTTACTATTAGTGGTAAAGAAAATACAAAATATATTATTACTTCTCACTTAAGTACGGAAGAGTTAATTAAAGCTCAACCAAAACTAGAAGGAAAAGAAGTTTATACTGTTGATTGTATTAAAATTTCTCAAGAAACTATTGGTCGTGCGATTCCAAATACACCAATGCTTGGTGCATTTATGAAAATTTCTGGGATGTATGATATAGAATTTTTTAAAGAAAGCATGAAAAAAGTTTTAGGTAAATTACCACAGAAAATTATTGATGGTAATATGCTAGCAATTCAACGCGCATATGACGAAGTAAAGTAA
- a CDS encoding 4Fe-4S dicluster-binding protein, whose translation MMKKGWDEFEIGAMLRTFDGSITDIAATSQEDRSYSQSSSYTASVADWRLIKPIFNKDYCIDCQFCWIYCPDVSIISRDKKMVGIDMDHCKGCGICAEVCPTNPKSLIMFPEQAQEEAEITSWPAKDEEK comes from the coding sequence ATGATGAAAAAAGGATGGGATGAGTTTGAAATCGGAGCTATGCTTCGTACATTCGATGGAAGCATTACGGACATTGCTGCAACTAGTCAAGAAGATCGTTCTTACTCACAAAGTAGTTCATATACAGCAAGTGTTGCTGATTGGCGATTAATTAAGCCAATATTTAACAAAGATTACTGTATTGACTGTCAATTTTGTTGGATTTATTGTCCAGATGTTTCAATTATATCAAGAGATAAAAAAATGGTTGGTATAGATATGGACCACTGTAAGGGTTGTGGAATTTGTGCTGAGGTTTGTCCAACAAATCCAAAATCACTTATAATGTTCCCAGAACAAGCCCAAGAAGAA
- a CDS encoding DUF2130 domain-containing protein yields the protein MPTKTTIKCPNCNTDIDVNDILYHQLEDELKQKNISEQKKLRDEVEAKRKEYKQAFDTLKVQEEAIKEQQEKFDEELKKATQLQLKIEKQKLQESIKKELQEEQSESIALLKKELDEKSDQVKELNKSKAEIEKLKREKEEITSKVQAEAEIALTQRLQVEKQAIKKASDEQNELKLKQKEEQLKQLQEQLQIAQRKAEQGSMQLQGEVQELAIEEYLADKYPFDVIEEIKKGARGADCIQIVHTREVQNCGKIYYESKRTKDFQKTWIEKFKADMREKSVDIGVLVTEVLPSSLDRMGLVDGVWVCTFEEFKGLSSVLRDGVIKINHAKKSEENKTDKMSLLYGYLTSAEFSMQIEAIVEGFTTMKTDLETEKRSMARIWKQRDKQIEKVLDNTIGMYGSIKGIAGNAIGNVKVLELPYSDEEDV from the coding sequence ATGCCAACTAAAACAACTATAAAATGCCCGAATTGTAACACAGACATAGATGTAAACGATATACTTTATCATCAGTTAGAAGATGAGTTAAAACAAAAAAATATATCTGAACAAAAAAAACTAAGAGATGAAGTAGAAGCTAAACGAAAAGAGTATAAACAAGCATTTGATACTTTAAAAGTTCAAGAAGAAGCCATCAAAGAACAACAAGAGAAGTTTGATGAAGAACTTAAAAAGGCTACACAACTACAACTAAAAATTGAAAAACAGAAACTTCAAGAGAGTATAAAAAAAGAGTTACAAGAGGAACAGAGTGAGTCTATTGCACTACTAAAAAAAGAGCTTGATGAAAAGTCAGATCAAGTAAAAGAGTTAAATAAATCTAAGGCTGAGATAGAGAAATTAAAAAGAGAAAAAGAAGAGATAACTTCAAAGGTTCAAGCAGAAGCAGAGATAGCTTTAACGCAAAGACTGCAAGTTGAAAAACAGGCGATTAAAAAAGCTTCAGATGAACAAAATGAACTTAAGTTAAAACAAAAAGAAGAACAACTCAAACAGCTTCAAGAACAATTACAAATAGCACAACGAAAAGCAGAACAAGGAAGTATGCAACTCCAAGGTGAGGTTCAAGAGTTGGCGATAGAAGAATATCTTGCGGATAAGTATCCTTTTGATGTGATAGAGGAGATTAAAAAAGGAGCTCGAGGTGCTGATTGTATTCAAATCGTGCATACTAGGGAGGTTCAAAACTGTGGAAAGATTTATTATGAGAGTAAACGCACAAAAGATTTTCAAAAAACTTGGATAGAAAAGTTTAAAGCAGATATGCGAGAAAAGAGTGTAGATATTGGCGTTTTAGTAACAGAGGTTTTACCATCTAGTTTGGACAGAATGGGTTTAGTTGATGGTGTTTGGGTTTGTACTTTTGAAGAGTTTAAAGGCTTATCTTCTGTGTTAAGAGATGGTGTCATCAAAATAAATCACGCTAAAAAAAGTGAAGAAAATAAAACAGATAAGATGAGTTTGCTCTATGGCTATTTAACAAGTGCAGAGTTTAGTATGCAGATAGAAGCAATAGTTGAAGGCTTTACAACCATGAAAACTGACTTGGAAACTGAAAAACGCTCAATGGCTAGGATTTGGAAACAAAGAGATAAGCAGATAGAAAAAGTTCTTGACAATACTATTGGTATGTATGGTTCCATAAAAGGTATAGCAGGGAACGCTATAGGTAATGTTAAGGTTTTGGAATTACCTTATAGTGATGAGGAAGATGTATAG
- a CDS encoding HAD family hydrolase: MIILFDLDGTLIDSTDAIVSTFHHSFDVHETTRPADEEIMALIGYPLDIMYVKLGVDKDKVWDFVATYKEEYRKISTFKTTLLKDAKEAVQEAYKFATLGIVTTKTGKYSKVLMEYFDLMKYFEVLIGREDVEYPKPDAQPILKALEALDTKDEDIWMIGDTKLDLISAKNAKVNSIGVLSGYGNYEALNEHTNIIFSDSLKAIKYLKNTTTFNYS, encoded by the coding sequence ATGATTATACTTTTTGACTTAGATGGGACACTTATAGATTCTACAGATGCTATAGTTAGTACCTTTCATCACTCTTTTGATGTTCACGAAACAACTCGCCCCGCTGATGAAGAGATAATGGCTCTTATTGGTTATCCTCTTGATATTATGTACGTTAAGTTAGGTGTTGATAAAGATAAAGTTTGGGATTTTGTTGCTACATATAAAGAAGAATATAGAAAAATATCTACCTTTAAAACGACACTTTTAAAAGATGCTAAAGAAGCGGTGCAAGAGGCATATAAATTTGCAACACTTGGAATAGTGACAACAAAAACAGGAAAATATTCTAAAGTTTTAATGGAGTATTTTGACCTAATGAAATACTTTGAAGTATTAATAGGTAGAGAAGATGTAGAATATCCAAAACCAGATGCCCAACCAATATTAAAAGCCTTAGAAGCTTTAGATACTAAAGATGAGGATATTTGGATGATAGGGGATACAAAATTAGATCTCATTTCTGCTAAAAATGCAAAGGTCAACTCAATCGGAGTTTTAAGTGGTTACGGTAATTATGAAGCCTTAAATGAGCATACAAATATAATATTTAGTGATTCATTAAAAGCTATTAAATATTTAAAGAATACAACAACTTTCAACTACTCTTAA